DNA from Scheffersomyces stipitis CBS 6054 chromosome 1, whole genome shotgun sequence:
CAGagcatcttcttgttcgtCAGTTATTTTTACAGCTTCGTTCGTGCGGTTCAAGCTGAACTTGCCTCAAGACTTCAATCCCAAAAAGAGCTTACCCTCGCAAGGAGAATGGAAAAACTTGAAGCAACATATTCCTGGTGAATCTGTTCAGACCAACGAGATCAGAGATCGTATCCCCAAATTTCCCTTGGGTAAGGAGACGGTGCCGACATTATTGCCTAGACCAGGAGTGCCACAGGTTGGGCCGAAATATACTTTCCGTCAAGTGATTcagatattgaagaataagACCGAACCCGAATTGATCTACGAGAGTGAACCTCACAGATTGTATTTTCTTGCCTGTTTCTGTTGTGCTATAGTTTTCACTGTGTACGGGTTCGTTTTGGCAGAATATGCCTGGTTCCAGGCCAATAAGGATtacgaagaaaatgtagaggaaaagaatgaagtgatcagaaagagagaatGGGTTTTGTCGTTGTTTAAAAACTCAGTTTTTAGTGTGGTAATGTTAGCAGCAGCTGGGGCTTTTGCTAAGTTCCCCACCAGATTGATTAGAAGAATGCACTACTTACCTGGACCTGTTGAACATATCAAGTTTTCTACGTATCCGTTGATTCCTGGAAGACCCACGCCTGTCTTCACCGTCCCATTGGAGCATTTGACTAGAAAGCATACTGCCAGAGTTTGGACCGGTAAGGGTTTCTATGGCACTGCTGATAACTCactattcttctttgtgtTAAAGGAAGCTATCAACGGTTCCAAGAAGAGCAGAAGTTGGGTTGTCGACAGAAAGGGGTTCTTTTGGTCCGATGGAAGAGTGTTTGACTACTTGTTTGGAAAGGAATCGATTGCTGAGGCTGAGGCCGGTATTCCCTATGATGAACAGATCGGTATAGTCAACCgtgaattgaagaaaaaaagaaagcagttgaaggaagaacatGGTTTTTTTTACAAATGGAAGTTGGGAGCTAAGGATATGAAGCAGGACATCGACACTGCAACCAACTACGTCAAAACTTTGAACGAAAACAGAAAGACCAAGAGTAAGAAGACTTTGCCTAAGGGAAAGAAGCAGTAGGAGTGAACTTGTAAATATCTGTAaatagaaattgaaaatagcATTATAAACCTCCAAAAAATACGTGCTTATAAACCAGGTTACCCATACAACAAAGTGAATAGATAAATTGAATACAAATTTTTAGTATACTAATACAAGCATTTGTTGTTTTGCCTAGAAACGTATTTCCATTTATgtaaattttgcaaccaatTGCACGGATTTATCTTTTCGGTGTTGTTTTCTATATCCAAAATTTAACCTACGCACATGAGTGGGGaatatcaacttcattttTTTACAGTTATGGATCAGAGTTTTTCCGAATTACAGTTAAGGACTGAGATCTGTCAGATCTAGAGTTGACGAAAAAAATAACAGATGTCGTCTAGCCCAAAAAGTCGTGGAAATAGTGACATTTATCAACATCTTGGATCCAACCCCGCAATCCATTTTGACAGATTTGATAATTCAGACTCATCTATAAAAAGGCAGGAAATTAGGAAGAAATTCATCTGTAAAGAATTCAATTGTGACATACAAGTGACTGGTAAGTCTTCACTATAGAACCAAAGTCGAGAAACCACAAGATGACTGAACTAAACATCGATTTGCATTCTTTACCAGATCATTGTGTGCAATTTATACTAGACCTCTTATCATTCCGTGTACTCCAGAGCTTAGCTTCGAATGGCACTTCGCCATTTCAAACTAAAATATTGAGGTCAATCTACAAAGTAGTAGACATAGGCTACGGGTACAACCGTAAACTTGACTTGGAATACCTAAAGCTGCATGAACTCTTCGGCTCGAGAAACGAAATATCAGCGCAGCTTAAGTCATGTCAAGcattccaacaacttctaGACCTGAATCGCCAAATTCGTGTTCAGGAGGTGCGTATAATGTCCGTGCCAGCTCCTAGATTCATTCCCAACCTTCATGAATTGGATTCAGTGGAAAGGATTTTCGTCAACTTGGCTAACTTGGATAACTTCAGAAAGGGAGAGAGAAACGCCTTGAGATACCTTCCTGACAACGTGTATATGGTGGTAACAGATTATTATCCAGAAATGCTATTTCCACAAAACCTTAGGAAACTTGAATTGTCGTTATGGGACGCGATGACTGTCGAAAACCTACCACCTAGGTTACAGTTTTTGTCTATTGCACAACGTAGCGGAGAACCACTGATGTCTttacaacaacttggacgTTTACCTCAGACGCTCAAACATCTCATACTTCTAAACTGCATTGATATGAGCCATGAAGATGGCGAATGCAAGTTAGACTTGCCTCTTTCATTGTGCGCCCTTAAGATCTCAACTGGTTATTCCGGCAATGCTTGTCTAGACATTTCccatttgaaaaacttgCAAAGATTCAGTGTTTATTTACCTGTCTTGCCAttgtccttcttcaaattgcCACCTCTGATTTTGAAACTATGCTATGAATCCGAAAGGGGGTTGTCTTGTTCGGAACAGATCAGTAAGCTTAGTCTTTTGAATAATGTTCAGCTCCAGCTTGGTAATGTTAAATCAAAAATACGCTTTTCAAATAGTGTCAACAATGTGTGTCTAAAGTCAGGTCGCTTCGGTTCCAAGCCTGTAGGGGATTGTATAGAGCTTCCagaacaattgaaattcCTTGAGTTCCAGAATTGTTCAGGCTTACGACTTACCAGTAATCACGCATACATGACCTCTTTGACTATATTTTCCTGTAAAGTAATATCATTACCAGTGATAGATAGTTTGAAAACCTTGAAAATTATTAATCTTAGAAACCAAATTAAGTTTTGGGATACCATAGATAAGTACTTTCCAGAGTTGTTGTGGTTGGAGGTCGAGAATTCTCAATTAGAATCAGTTCCGCTGATACCATGCCAACTAGAGACTCTTATATTAGACCACAACCTAATTCAGGAGTTCCACCTCCGTGTACCACCTAGTCTAACCAGTATATCCATGGTTAgcaatatcttgaagacATTCATAGTTTCTGGTCCCagcaacttgaaaaagatagaTATTCAAATGAACCGGTTTCTGGAATTGTCGCATTCACGCCTACAGCTCCCTTCCAGTCTTTGTGAATTGGACATGAGTGCTTGCAAGATATTTTCAGTGAGTGAAGGGTTTACCTTTCCAGACAACATTTGTGTCCTCTCGCTACGAAATAACAGTATTCTTAATTTGGACAGTATCTTGTCGAAATTGCCACTCCGCATAGTTTATCTAGACGTCAGTACACAATTTAGAATTTTCAATCCAAGAAAAAACGAAAAGAGAACCACTGTGAAGAGCAAGACACTTTGGAATGTGGATCTAGATGGTGCCCTCCTTGGGCTCTCCATCAACTGGGCGGATTGTCCCAACTTACAATACATTAGTATGAGTGAAAACTACTTGGGAGACATCGACTTGAAGGATTTTCCGCTGTCTCTCAAGGGCATCAAGCTTTCCTATACTACAATTAATAAACTCGAAGGTGACTTTGAGAACTTGACCAATTTGATTGAAGTTGACTTGACCAATTGCGAGGGGCACCTAGGCAAAGATATCGAAAACAACACTAAGAAGTTTGGCCCCATGGTGTTGGTAAGTCCTACGCGTTAGAGGTTTTTGCAACCGCAACATAATATTATTTATCTAAATTGTGCGATTGTAGCACAAAGCAGCCACCAGCTTAATTCCGAAACCGCATTTGCCCACCGTCCAAACCTACAGAATGGATTTACAAATGTGCGATTATGAGCCCCTGTTATttgctgtttcttcttggttcTCAGTATTTGTCAATTTGTATAGCCAGTTCAATAAAGACGAGATACATCTATTAATAGCGTTAAATAATCCGTCCGCAGATGTATTTTTCTGCTGAAAGATATGAGGTGCATACAGGAATCTGTGAGATTCTAGAATCAGCGCAACGTGCTTGACACGCGACATTTATCCCTTCAAGGGATGTCGTCATGGGAGCAACAATCGACAGCGACATAGACAAGCGGAACACATTCTTGGATACGAGCAACCGAGCCAACTTTGAAACTCCGAGTGTCGTATTGGCTGCTGTCCACTTGTTCACTGCCGTAGTCTGGAGAGTATACCTTTTTCACACCTGCAAATGCTTCGGCGAGTTGGGAAAGTCGTCATTCCCCGCCGACGATGTCGTCCCACAAAAAGCAAGTCTGAAATCGAGTCCAGGCTATGGAGCGGCCAGGAATGTCGTGGTGGCAATGGCTACCTGGCCATAGTTAAAAATGTCGCAGTGAAAAGTGACTGTATATAGGCGTTGTAGACTCACCGACGCCAACGCTGTTAACTATGGCGGTTGCCGAGCCCATCCCCTCTTGTCAACCGTATCCCTTATCATCCGCACGACATTGATTTGCGCACGCCCATCTCAGCGCCGCCCACCGACGACATCAACCAGATGTAGCCAGATATAATCTTCTTCCGACAGACTTTTATGGAGTTGAAAGTAGTCAGTTTTTTTTCAGACTTTTCTGGTTTTTCGCCATTCTCCTTTTGTCTGTCCGCCAACCGTACGGGTATAATTCGTTGCCCACAGACCCTTCTTCTGCTACCAGACGACAACCTTGTCCATACTGCTTCACTTGTTACGTTCACGTGAGCTTTCCCCGTCTCCGCCCCCTTTTTTCAGACCCGTCTCGGTTGTAACTAGAAGTTTCTACCGTCCTTAAGACTTTTTTTCCAAGTCTGACTCTACGGATTGCTTACAGTGTCTGTCTGCGACCCCTAACTTCGCCTTCAATTGCCTGTAGAGTCTGGAACTCTGTTCAGACATTATCTGAGAAAGTGCTGCAGAAAGTGGCGACCTGTagttttccaaattgtcTGTGAAGTCgtctgaaatttttcacatttctTTCAGCATCTCCAGCTCATCTCCTAATAAGTGCTATTATTTCCAGCGAACTGATTGGATTCTGGGTATATTCCGAATCGCAAAGCTATCGTTGAATAAGCGTGATTTTTTTCAGTAGACACAACTGAAAATTCGACCATTACAGGTCATAGAGAACGAAACATCGCTGAAATACCATTGAAACACATTGAAACATCATAGAAAGCACAGTTTTCATTCTGATACCACTGAATTTAGAGATCAGCACATCATAAACTCATAAACCTATAAATACTATATTTCATCATGGCTGCCAGCTTAAGAGAAGTTAAGATTCACACCAAAAGGAAGCTCAACGAGCTTGAGGACATCACAAACTCTACGCCTTCCAAAACTAGGAAGCACAAGAAGACCAGGGTGTCGTTCAACTCTAAGAATCAGAGCCAAAATGAGAATCACCACCATCATCACCATCACCATCATAAGCTCCAGGCTCCGCCTTCGCCACCCCCTCAACAAAGATCCCCTTCGCCAACAGATCTGACTACTTCTTCACCCAAATCTCGTTCTAAGTCCGTCTCTTTTGATTTGCCGGATTCAGACAAGACCTACGAGAACTCTCCTTTGCTTACTCCAAAggacgaagacgacgataATGATGTCTTTGACGAACATAATGATGACAACACgtacaataacaataataatgatACTATTAATACTGATATTAATATTGACAACGAAGAACAAATGATAAAAGtgaaagaaaatgaaactgaagacTCAGTTTCAGCTTCTACTTTGAATTCTTCTATAACTTCAGAATCGAAGGAATCTCTCTATTCTGACCTCAACACAAACCCGGACTACATAGCCCTCACTGCCAGTCACCGTTTGTTGGACACAACTAAAGACCGGATCTCGGCCGAAATCGTGTCGTTGGCAAAGTTGCGAGACTTCCACGCCAATAACGACAACAGAGAGGAGATCATCGACTTCTTCATGAAGCTTTTGCATaacgacttggacttgCCCAGCCCTACTCCTGTCGTCAGATGCCCCCTTGTGGATTGGTCCAAGTACCACTCCAACTTGGCGGGTGTTTCCAGGGACTTTGAGAACCAGTTGAACCAGTGCGATAAGAGAATCGCCAGCTCAACTTCTCTCTACCGGTCCTTGCATTTGTTTGATAAATCCAGCAAGTAATTGTTGGAGCTAACAACAAAAGACCCTAATCTTGCCATCTTTTCCCTTATTGTGTTACTATACTTTACGCTCGTTCCTTCTGTTCTTATCATATCCTCATATCATACCATGCATGTGCTAATCAACATACGGTGTTTCATCGTTTGTTGATCGTCGTATGTTCTTAATGTCcttgttgtttctttgtTTGCTAGCTAGTTTGTTTTCTCGTTGCTGTAACTGTGTTCCAggattgcaaaatttatACGTCTCTTCGGAGATTGGTTGTTTATAGTCGCCACAGACGTGGTATATAGTTCTCTGTCGTATCTACTATTAATGAATATAGAAGTCTCGTTTTTTGACTTTCTCATATTGTTAATTAATATTGATAAAATTAGTGGATTTCGCAGCCGTTTATCTTGCAGGCTGCATAGAATTACGTCAGAGAGATGTCAAATTGAAGTCAATTATACAGCTGATTATACGAGTTGTAATTAATGAAAAGAGCACACTATTTCAGAGAACTATCCGAACATGCTAGCTCTATTATCTTTATCCAACACTACTTTGTGTTCACTTCGCTTGTCACTTTATTGTCTTTTTAttgtctttttgaaaataCGTATATAGCCTTCTTTATCACTTTTTCTATATAGcctttcttgaaatcacCTTTCTAAATATTCCCATATAATCCTTCTAATAAAACACCTTTTACACCAGTGCTTATTCACATCAACCATATAGATATAGTATGCTTAACCTTCCTATTCTCTTCGAGATTTATTACCTTGATATTCAAATGAATATTCATCTTTTACTGTACAATATTCTACTGAGTATCTCCACTGAATCCTACGACAAATCTTCCCAATTACTAGTACGGATTAATTCTCTTTATTGTATCTTTACTACATAGAC
Protein-coding regions in this window:
- a CDS encoding hypothetical protein (many repeats in P. stipitis; no similarity to other proteins) → MTELNIDLHSLPDHCVQFILDLLSFRVLQSLASNGTSPFQTKILRSIYKVVDIGYGYNRKLDLEYLKSHELFGSRNEISAQLKSCQAFQQLLDSNRQIRVQEVRIMSVPAPRFIPNLHELDSVERIFVNLANLDNFRKGERNALRYLPDNVYMVVTDYYPEMLFPQNLRKLELSLWDAMTVENLPPRLQFLSIAQRSGEPSMSLQQLGRLPQTLKHLILLNCIDMSHEDGECKLDLPLSLCALKISTGYSGNACLDISHLKNLQRFSVYLPVLPLSFFKLPPSILKLCYESERGLSCSEQISKLSLLNNVQLQLGNVKSKIRFSNSVNNVCLKSGRFGSKPVGDCIELPEQLKFLEFQNCSGLRLTSNHAYMTSLTIFSCKVISLPVIDSLKTLKIINLRNQIKFWDTIDKYFPELLWLEVENSQLESVPSIPCQLETLILDHNLIQEFHLRVPPSLTSISMVSNILKTFIVSGPSNLKKIDIQMNRFSELSHSRLQLPSSLCELDMSACKIFSVSEGFTFPDNICVLSLRNNSILNLDSILSKLPLRIVYLDVSTQFRIFNPRKNEKRTTVKSKTLWNVDLDGALLGLSINWADCPNLQYISMSENYLGDIDLKDFPSSLKGIKLSYTTINKLEGDFENLTNLIEVDLTNCEGHLGKDIENNTKKFGPMVLVSPTR
- the FKH3 gene encoding hypothetical protein (Transcription factor of the Forkhead/HNF3 family); its protein translation is MAASLREVKIHTKRKLNELEDITNSTPSKTRKHKKTRSQNENHHHHHHHHHKLQAPPSPPPQQRSPSPTDSTTSSPKSRSKSDEDDDNDVFDEHNDDNTYNNNNNDTINTDINIDNEEQMIKVKENETEDSVSASTLNSSITSESKESLYSDLNTNPDYIALTASHRLLDTTKDRISAEIVSLAKLRDFHANNDNREEIIDFFMKLLHNDLDLPSPTPVVRCPLVDWSKYHSNLAGVSRDFENQLNQCDKRIASSTSLYRSLHLFDKSSK